tttcaggAACCCTATATCTAGGGTTCTTCCCCCCTTTTCCCGTTTTggtacaaacaaaaatatatagagTTTATGTTCTTACCTTTTTgctcgtcttcttcttctttccctgAATCTCTCTTTTCTGTCTCTGCATCTTGCTTTTGGTTTCCCAAAGATTGTGCTGCTGCCATGGAGGTCTCCAAAGTCTTCTGAGCTTCTATATGCGAGCCTCTCTCCTTGTCTTATCAATATACCACTTTAATATTCATATCTCATTAGTATTGTGTCTTTCGGGTAAACTTCCTCCTCATAGTCCCAATAGCATAaggaaaaaaatacatttactttatttttaccAACAAATATTTGGGTATAGCATAGccttaaattataaaaactaactCGATATTCATTAAATTACTGAAAACTAATTCAATCATGTACtaaaaagatgaaatttgaTAATCCTAGtttacagaaaaataaataaatgtaggGGTGAATAGATGGTTGGCGTAAGTATGCAACACTGTTCCGTTTGTGCTTTGTGTTTTAAAAGGTCAACGAAAGGAAGTGGATCAGATTCAGTGGGCAGAAAGGATTTAAATGTTCGCATAGACGTGTGGCGTGTGGCTTTAGATTTGGAGCCACACATTCGccttttgctttctttttagGGTTCCAAACATGTGGCAGCGATTAGAGGGTGCCAGATATTTGATTCAACAAAACAATGAAATGTCCCAAAATTGGGATAATAGGACATGCCTGCCTTAATTGTTTCACCGTGTACTTTTGTCCTCTTCTCATTATTGCCTATCTCAAACTCAATTCAGATTTTCTTCTCAAACAACTTCGTAAATCTAGAACTTCCCACTAAgcatttctttagtttttaaatcgaataaaattcattctaattatattaaaatatatgtgtAGTGCAAATAACTTATTCCAAACGTAAACTCAACAAATCTTTTGGTTTGTGAACTTAGGATTGGACATTGATTTATGTACCAGtttgtcaaaatatattttggaaatgTTAAAAAACAGAGCTaacttaaacttttttttactgCCGCTGGGCATGAccgaaaaacaaaagaaaacagatGGAATTCTTTAAATccatgggttaaatatgtttttcgtcccttaagtatcacacgattttggttttagtccctacttgAAACTTTGATGGGTTTTAGTCctcgtagttttgaaactattagtattagtccttaaaaatggacggcgttaagttttagtagatgtggcaaacggtgATGCCCAGCTGCGCTCtacactctctgccacgttgctgACCAATAAGAATCTCACGCTCACGTGGCCATTCTCGTTCTTCCTCAAACACCCTTCTTCATCGTCTTTCTGTGTTTTTTCAATGCTTGTTCTTCTGTCTTCGCCACCCATTTGAACAACACCGTCAGCCTCACCGGTGACCCCGCCGTCCCAAACTCCACTGCTGGCAGAGCGCTTTACTCTGACCCCATCAGATTCCGACAACAAGGGTCCCCTTCTCTGGCGACCTTCTCcactttcttctccttttctgtCACCAACCTCAATCCATCCTCTGTCGGCAACGGCCTCGCCTTCGTCATCTCGTCGGACTCCACCGCTGTCGGCGATTCCGAAGGCTTCCTCGGTCTGCAAAACCCCGCTGCCGCCACAGGCGGTGGCGGCGGGTTCGTCACTATTGTTTCGGCTCAAGTTAGCGACTTGGGAAGCATGTGAGGTTGGACTTAAACAGCGTTGTTTCGGCTCAAGTTAGCGACTTGGGAAGCGTCAGAGTGGATCTTAAAAGCGGTGACTCGGTGAACTCGTGGATCGCGTACGACATTTTAAAGGAGTGAATTGGTAAACTACTTATACTGCATAAACCCacacattttgatcatttttttaaaaagctaAAACtgaatttcaaatattttaaaaagacaaaaaacctattttacatttttgaaCCTTCACGTTTCTATCACTAATATTATCATaacaacataaacaaaagcttaaaataataataaaaaaatcctCATATatctttcataattttaaagaaCCCATACGAGTAAAGctcacattaaaataataatttcttttaaaaaatgagatATTCTTAGTTATAAAgtcaaaatcataaataaagtttgaaattcaaaattttgctTTACAAATTATGCTATCGTTgctattaaattaataagataatttttgtattgtcaAAAAAACTAGATAGAGTTAAAGTAGTCGTGTCCTAactaatacaaaattaattttcaactaCTCTTATGAAGACTCTTAAAGATAAAATGCAATGTCCCTGAAAATCtatgttaataaaattaatgttgaaGGGATGTCGTGAATTTAATTTTCCATTTGGGGGTTGAACATGATCTGCACGAGACGAGTTAGGGTTTCGGACATTGGGTGGTTATTGGTGGTTAACGGCGATATTCAGTGATGACTTGATTTTGAGAAAACGAACATGGTTGTTGGCTAGTGGTCCGACGAGAAGGATGGCAGAGGCGCTACGGTGGTGGTTGACTGCTAAGGTTTCTATGGAGAAGACGTGACAAGAGGCAATGATGTGACTAAGTCTAATTGATCTATTTGTTGTGTTAACGATCCTGATTATGTAACAGCTTCACAATGGTCATTTCTCCTTATGGTGGATTGCCACGTGACGTAATCTAGATGAGTCTAAATGAATCTGACTTATGAACGCTGACTAATGAACGTTGACTTATGAACGTAGGAAGGATACGTATAGAAAATTAGGAGGTTTAGCAATAAATGCTGTTTATATGGTCCATTGTTAAAAAAGGAGTGTACTTGTAAAATTGAAGAATGTGTTTAGCTCTTTGCAAATTCAAATAGAGATTAATTTAGACTTTTTGTAACTTtgacattttaataaaataaactaagtcaacaaacattataatatctaaaaatataaccatgGATGTCAACTATTATCATAAACAATAAAGCCGAGTACAACAGCAAAGTACATAAAAAGCCAAAAACTCAATCCCCTCCCCCACACAGAAGAGGCAAAACAAAAAAGAGCTTAAAGCTCCTAGCAGGGTAACAACAATGGTTCCTGAAACCGATTTATTCAGACTACTCATTTTTGAGTGAGCAAGACACTAAGTTCGCAGCTAGAAATAAACATACGGTACTAACGTGTAGACATGCTACCATGAAGTACCCGCTTAAAGAGAGTTCTTGGCAACGTGAACAAGCAGGTCAATCACACGTGAGCTGCAAGACCAGGAGCACAGCAGGTATAAGATCTAGCtgaattaataaaagtaataatgatataatgataataaagcATAGCATGATTAGATTTTTGGCCAAATTTAATTACTAATTGGGTTAATTAATCGACTAAATATCTGTTACATGACGCACTACCACTCTGTTCTACACAAGAAAGGTTTAAGGTGGTTTACCTGTATCCCCACTCATTGTCGTACCATGAGACGACTTTCacaaaatttttgtttaatgcaATTCCAGCCTTTGCATCAAAAATACTTGATCTGAAACAAAAATAAGACAAAAGGGTTCACTAACAGGTACATGaataatgtgaaaaaaaagataacaaaaactTGGACACTAAGCATCACTACAGCTACCATGTATGAATAATTTCACAACTGTGCCGAAATTTATACCTGCTGTCACCCACAAAGTCGGTGGAGACCACATCATCTTCGATGTAACCAAGAATTCCCTTCAACTTGCCCTCGGATTCCTCCCTGTAAAAGACAGCATTTATATAAGACAGTGCGCAAGGACCAATCCCAAAATGGGCGCACCTCTTGAATTGGATCCCGAATAACAAGAGTCACAAAAATTTGCATAAGATTCAACAACACCACAATATCAATAAGAGTATTCTGCCCTTACTTGATAGCATTTTTAATTTCGTCATAGCTGGCACTCTTCTCCAACCTCACTGTGAGGTCAACAACGGAAACATCCACGGTGGGAACACGGAATGACATTCCAGTCAATTTTCCATTCAAAGAAGGAAGGACTTTCCCAACAGCCTTGGCACAGAAAAATAAGAATCGTAAAAATCAAAAAGAGGGTTGTCTATACACAATTAAACATCAACCTTATGGCAAAGCCAGAAAGAAACACCAAACTATATTGGATGAAATATTCACCTTGGCAGCTCCAGTGCTGCTAGGAATGATGTTAAATGAAGCAGCTCTTCCACCTCTCCAGTCTTTGGCTGATGGTCCATCAACAGTCTTCTGGGTAGCTGGTTTGCAAAACAATAACATAAACAAGACTTAGTAATTAGTATGTATGAGTCAAAACATGCAACAGGAAAACCATTTAGAGAGAGACTCACCGGTGATGGAATGAACTGTGGTCATCAAACCCTCAACAATGCCAAATCTGTCATTAATAACCTGCAAAATTAAccagaaaatattaaaattataatagtcacaaaccaacaaaacaaaatatactaCACGGAATCAGGCAAACAGCAAACCTTGGCGAGAGGAGCAAGGCAATTGGTTGTGCAACTGGCATTGGAAATGATATCAAGCTCTGGCTTGTACTCGTGCTCGTTAACACCAACAACAAACATAGGAGCATCCTTGCTGGGGGCAGAAATAATAACCTTCTTAGCACCACCCTGGATTAATAAAAagacaaacaaaacaaacattaaattcCACCTCACTAAATCgcctaaaaatataaatctcaaacaatatttaaaaaaagtagcAAAATTAGGATACAATGCTTCAAACATAGAACACAGAAAATAACAAGCGTGTAAATAATTGCTCAATAGAGTTAAAGGGTAGTGCTGTAAATAGAAACCTTCAAATGTGCGGCGGCCTTGTCCTTATCGGTGAAAACTCCGGTGGACTCAACAATGATATCAGCTCCGGTCGAACCCCATGGGATCTCTTCAGGATTCCTGAGGATTAACAAAAGATTTAACGGCGCGAAGAGACGAACAATTACAACATAAAAATGCAGAGGAAAACAATGAAAGTCATGAAAAAGGGTGAAAAATAGACCTGTGTCCAAAAACAGCGACTGGCTTCTCACCAAAGAGAAGGGTATTGGAGTCCTTCACGGTGACCTCGTGATGCTTCCAGTGTCCGTGAACACTGTCGTATTTAAACATGTATGTCTACAGACGGAACCAAACACCGTGAACAACCAGATCTAACGTCTAATAACAATATAGAAATGAAAAACCTTGCCGATCTGAACAGTAAATGATGTTATAGTGGTCACAGCGAGGGAGAATAGAAGGTGTGTACCATGTAATCGGTGGTGATGAAGGGATCGTTAACAGCAACGAGTTCCACATCGTCTCTCTGAAGAGCCACCCTGGCCACCAAACGGCCAATTCTTCCAAATCCTGttacatttcaaataaataaatttaaaaaaaaaaaagcgaaAACGAAACAGTGGAAATAACGTTGAACTGATCTGAAGGAAGAACAGAGGATGAAGATGGTGTACCGTTGATTCCGATCTTGACCTTGCCTGATCCATGAAAttcattggaaaaaaaatgaaacaaagaagaaaaaagtgagaAGGTAGAAAacgaagagaagagaaaaggcaGTAGGTGTGGTTGTTATTGCATACCCATGAGTGGTTGGTTGGAGTTGAAAGAGAAGAGTTGAGAATGGAAGTGAGTGAGTAAGTGGGGAGTGAGATAGGGTTTTAATAGAAAAGGGAAATGAAAAGTAGTAGGTGGTGGGTGACACCTACAAGACCGGCGTAAGACCCGTGTAAGATTACCTCATTCCATTTTGTGCCATTTCAACGTTCCGCTCTAattcttcttttataatttaCTCTAAAATAAGTAAAACTGAGATTAGGTTACCCTTTGCTTCCAATTTAATtacacaaatttttaaaataagttaatttatattattaaaaatgttattttttttcttcttgttatCGTTAATACGAAACCGAATACTcgtaatatttattaaagataaattgtgaattatttaagaaaatctaacaattattttataaataagatatattTCACCAAATTATTTAAGCAATATTAATActgttatatataataaatttattgattttattaataatagcgTAAAAGTTATGGTTATTGccgtttttaattaattcaaaatcttaattatttatcattattattatgcCCGAAAAGGAATTCAAATGCAGGTGTGAAGTAGGAAAAGAATAAATACAAACATGGAAAAGAAAACAGGGGTAAAGGAAAAAGGTTATTCTGCAAGGGGTTATAACGAGGATGTTGGTTAAGCCGAGCAAGAAAAGAATGAGAAAGACAGTTTTTGCATGTCTTTACGCTCGAAAGAGAAAGTAAAAGTGAAGAAaatgtgtttatatttttaactgttaaatatatttttagttcctTAACTATTAagcgattttattttttatctctttttcaaacTTTGATACACTTTGATTcctctcctta
This Vigna angularis cultivar LongXiaoDou No.4 chromosome 4, ASM1680809v1, whole genome shotgun sequence DNA region includes the following protein-coding sequences:
- the LOC108330403 gene encoding glyceraldehyde-3-phosphate dehydrogenase, cytosolic, translating into MGKVKIGINGFGRIGRLVARVALQRDDVELVAVNDPFITTDYMTYMFKYDSVHGHWKHHEVTVKDSNTLLFGEKPVAVFGHRNPEEIPWGSTGADIIVESTGVFTDKDKAAAHLKGGAKKVIISAPSKDAPMFVVGVNEHEYKPELDIISNASCTTNCLAPLAKVINDRFGIVEGLMTTVHSITATQKTVDGPSAKDWRGGRAASFNIIPSSTGAAKAVGKVLPSLNGKLTGMSFRVPTVDVSVVDLTVRLEKSASYDEIKNAIKEESEGKLKGILGYIEDDVVSTDFVGDSRSSIFDAKAGIALNKNFVKVVSWYDNEWGYSSRVIDLLVHVAKNSL